In Deltaproteobacteria bacterium, a single genomic region encodes these proteins:
- a CDS encoding response regulator, with protein MAIILIVDDDKTFLLSLAEGLKAHDREFEIKTAANGKIATQVLQEESVDLIITDLKMPVMDGFELLAYMSSHHPRIPVIVMTAYGTPSVESSISHLGAVRYLEKPLDFNLLVDNIYNIVKASDDVKVSGIQLISFLKLIQLEKKTCILTIRNHSQTGKMFLRKGVLIHATATNSYGETAVMEMLDWEHPEIQVSSKSFSVEKNVQHDLAFISMVLESRRRSRPVSESARPSPVSSYDTELDDIFNIGEEVSQTVSSEAAPAVTMDTPPPDDQAEEGSFSTAPVDEFGPGETVESENDLSGDRAPSAIEDMVDTEDGPVEDEKCPPDLPREGETLTQFTEGKENAVNIKKLNEAINTLKESAGAGLISCDVYTSRDGQSIMSYNGNETYCAMSNQITQYMLNSIKEAGFPSMGNTYMIDLAGDKMVVVLVMDEYQWGILIDTKKTSLGILLNVALPKAKAIFADALAS; from the coding sequence GTGGCGATAATTTTAATTGTCGATGACGATAAAACGTTCCTTCTAAGTTTGGCCGAAGGGCTCAAGGCCCATGATCGGGAATTTGAGATCAAAACGGCCGCGAATGGGAAAATAGCGACGCAGGTCCTGCAAGAGGAAAGCGTCGATTTGATCATAACCGATCTGAAAATGCCCGTCATGGACGGTTTCGAGCTGCTGGCTTACATGAGTTCCCACCATCCAAGAATTCCTGTCATCGTGATGACGGCCTACGGTACCCCGTCCGTTGAAAGCAGTATCTCACATCTGGGGGCGGTTCGTTACCTGGAGAAGCCCCTGGACTTCAACCTTCTGGTCGACAATATTTACAACATCGTCAAGGCATCCGATGACGTTAAGGTGTCCGGTATTCAACTGATTTCTTTTCTTAAGTTGATCCAGCTCGAAAAGAAAACGTGTATCCTGACGATCCGCAATCATAGCCAGACGGGAAAAATGTTTTTGAGGAAAGGCGTTTTGATTCACGCGACGGCGACCAACAGCTACGGAGAAACCGCCGTGATGGAAATGCTTGACTGGGAGCACCCGGAGATCCAGGTCAGTTCAAAATCCTTTTCCGTGGAAAAAAATGTTCAGCATGATTTGGCCTTCATCTCCATGGTTCTTGAGAGCCGTCGTCGGTCCCGCCCTGTATCCGAATCCGCACGACCTTCGCCGGTGAGTTCCTACGATACGGAACTCGACGATATTTTTAATATCGGGGAGGAGGTCAGCCAAACGGTTTCCTCAGAGGCCGCTCCCGCGGTAACGATGGATACCCCTCCACCTGACGACCAGGCAGAGGAGGGTTCGTTTTCTACCGCGCCGGTTGATGAATTTGGTCCGGGGGAAACCGTGGAGAGTGAAAATGATTTGTCCGGAGACAGGGCCCCGTCCGCGATTGAGGACATGGTCGATACGGAAGACGGACCTGTTGAAGACGAAAAATGTCCTCCCGATTTACCGAGGGAGGGGGAAACTTTAACCCAATTTACGGAAGGAAAGGAGAATGCCGTGAACATCAAGAAACTGAACGAAGCAATAAATACCTTAAAAGAGTCGGCAGGGGCCGGATTGATCTCGTGCGATGTTTACACGAGTCGCGACGGTCAATCCATTATGAGTTACAACGGGAACGAAACATATTGCGCCATGTCCAACCAGATCACCCAGTACATGCTCAACAGCATCAAGGAAGCGGGTTTCCCGTCCATGGGCAACACGTACATGATCGATCTGGCCGGCGACAAAATGGTGGTTGTGCTGGTTATGGATGAGTATCAGTGGGGTATCCTCATTGACACGAAAAAGACCTCTCTGGGTATTTTGCTCAACGTCGCGCTACCCAAGGCCAAGGCAATCTTTGCCGATGCTCTGGCGAGTTGA
- a CDS encoding sigma-54-dependent Fis family transcriptional regulator, producing the protein MNDGTIKRNLLIIDDDRIFCETVKEEFHGPFFDVHTAYSANDGLRVCRMHNIDVVLLDEKLPDRRGHAICPEILESNEECKILFITAHPSFEHAIQAIRSGAHDYLLKPFELEELRLSIKRALQMSAFERAKLLQSYKAAKDQKNSMLIGTLGQRGRLSEMVRRATEVRSPVLITGDTGTGKTLLARHIHYASPWHDAPFVFINCATLPESLIESELFGYEKGAFTGAETSRKGVFELAEGGTLFLDEISTMPLHLQAKLLGVLDNSSIRRLGGESQVQVNVRIIAATNIDLETAIQNNQFRKDLYYRLSVLCIHIPPLRERAEDIPLLCRHFIALFGGNPALDLDDKEIRLLLKYGWPGNVRELRNVLERSFILHKQRLRPSELLFVAEETKTDDAAVAADFSDDPIPLEEMERNHIMEALKKKGGNLTQTARALGISLSTLKRKVRRFQSPDTGQID; encoded by the coding sequence ATGAATGACGGAACGATAAAGAGGAATTTATTGATTATCGACGATGATCGAATCTTTTGCGAAACGGTCAAGGAAGAATTTCACGGCCCCTTCTTTGACGTTCATACGGCGTATTCCGCTAACGACGGATTACGCGTTTGCCGCATGCACAATATCGATGTCGTTCTTCTGGACGAAAAGTTGCCGGACAGGCGGGGACACGCTATTTGCCCGGAGATTCTCGAGAGCAACGAGGAATGTAAAATTTTGTTCATCACGGCCCACCCCTCTTTTGAACATGCCATTCAGGCCATTCGCTCGGGGGCCCATGATTATTTGCTCAAACCGTTTGAACTCGAGGAATTGAGGTTATCCATCAAACGGGCACTGCAGATGAGTGCATTCGAACGCGCCAAACTGCTCCAATCTTATAAAGCTGCGAAAGATCAGAAAAACTCCATGCTCATCGGGACACTCGGCCAGCGAGGAAGGTTGTCTGAGATGGTCAGACGGGCGACGGAGGTTCGATCACCTGTATTGATTACAGGAGATACGGGAACGGGTAAAACCTTGCTGGCGCGTCATATCCATTATGCCAGCCCCTGGCATGACGCACCCTTTGTCTTTATCAATTGTGCGACTCTGCCGGAAAGCCTGATTGAATCTGAATTATTCGGTTATGAAAAAGGAGCGTTTACCGGCGCCGAAACCAGTCGCAAAGGTGTTTTCGAACTGGCCGAAGGGGGAACGCTGTTTCTTGACGAAATTTCCACCATGCCCCTTCATCTCCAGGCTAAATTGCTGGGCGTTCTGGATAACAGCTCGATTCGGCGTTTGGGCGGAGAATCTCAGGTTCAGGTCAATGTCCGCATCATTGCAGCCACCAACATCGATCTGGAGACAGCCATTCAAAACAACCAGTTCCGTAAGGATCTGTACTACCGTCTCAGCGTTTTATGCATCCATATCCCGCCCCTCCGGGAGAGAGCCGAAGACATCCCCCTGCTTTGTCGCCATTTTATTGCTCTTTTCGGTGGGAATCCAGCACTGGATCTGGATGATAAGGAGATCCGCCTTTTGCTGAAATATGGTTGGCCGGGGAATGTCAGAGAGTTGCGGAATGTTCTGGAGCGTTCATTCATTCTTCACAAACAACGGCTTCGTCCATCGGAACTGCTGTTTGTTGCGGAAGAAACAAAGACAGACGATGCCGCGGTGGCGGCAGATTTTAGCGATGACCCTATCCCCCTGGAAGAGATGGAACGAAACCATATCATGGAGGCTCTCAAAAAGAAGGGAGGCAACCTGACCCAGACCGCCAGAGCCCTTGGCATTTCATTGTCCACGCTCAAAAGAAAGGTGAGACGTTTCCAATCTCCAGATACCGGTCAAATTGACTAG
- a CDS encoding PAS domain-containing sensor histidine kinase — translation MDKRSLKLPGLWSASEGPSAPVDHTDGHTREDTGNAFPHLILLVDDDGAIRRCSTNVEQWSLSRLDSIIGMPLHTFFHPHCHDQDCHLMSVWREARRKVGQKQSHECTIRDFQEDLELSLVFHPIPATRDQEPSSLEFFAVLVVTDIGHVNDVKEELRLSRTELDMFYHVIPHIFLRLTRQGMIVDWASRLMEDETFPLRLEKGHFVHYIFPISVVGQFIDAMNQSFREKMITKIQYQLPAPRGNLLFDASFMPLGNDEMLVISRDITERTRLENIAESVQMMSNLGYIFSGIRHEIGNPINSMKMTLSVLKNNIGNYSPDKILEYTDRVLNEINRVEYLLTSLKNFNMYENLVLKDISLLSFIDNFLLLVKEDFEGRGIMIETDLTTQDDMALADSRALQQVMLNLFSNAADAFLESEVRAQVVIGLYKRGKTLELTVRDNGVGMSQYQLDNLFKPFFTSKPHGTGLGLVIVKKLMMQIGGNIAIESKVGEGTLVRLTLGTA, via the coding sequence ATGGACAAACGTTCACTGAAACTACCCGGTTTGTGGTCCGCCTCGGAGGGCCCCTCTGCGCCGGTTGATCATACGGACGGTCATACCCGAGAAGACACGGGAAACGCCTTCCCTCATCTCATCCTGCTGGTGGACGATGACGGCGCCATCCGTCGATGCAGCACCAATGTCGAACAGTGGTCATTGTCCCGATTGGACAGCATTATCGGCATGCCGTTACACACGTTCTTTCATCCTCACTGCCATGATCAGGATTGCCATTTGATGTCCGTATGGCGCGAAGCACGAAGGAAGGTGGGGCAAAAACAGTCCCACGAGTGCACCATTCGCGATTTCCAAGAGGATCTGGAACTGAGCCTCGTCTTCCATCCCATCCCTGCAACTCGGGATCAAGAACCGTCATCTCTCGAATTCTTCGCCGTTCTTGTCGTGACAGACATCGGTCATGTCAACGATGTGAAGGAAGAACTCCGTCTTTCCAGGACGGAACTGGACATGTTTTATCATGTTATTCCACATATCTTCCTGCGATTGACCAGACAGGGGATGATCGTCGACTGGGCGTCCAGGCTAATGGAGGATGAAACGTTTCCCCTGCGGCTGGAAAAGGGCCATTTTGTTCATTATATTTTCCCTATTTCCGTGGTCGGTCAGTTCATTGATGCCATGAATCAGTCCTTTCGGGAGAAGATGATCACCAAAATCCAGTATCAGCTTCCGGCCCCTCGGGGAAATTTGCTTTTCGACGCCAGTTTCATGCCTCTCGGTAATGATGAAATGCTCGTCATCAGTCGCGATATCACGGAGAGGACCCGCTTGGAAAACATCGCCGAATCCGTTCAGATGATGAGCAATCTTGGATACATCTTTTCGGGTATCCGTCACGAAATCGGAAATCCGATCAATTCCATGAAAATGACCCTGAGTGTGCTGAAGAACAACATCGGCAATTATTCCCCTGATAAAATCCTCGAATATACCGACAGGGTATTGAACGAAATTAATCGTGTGGAATACTTACTGACATCACTAAAAAACTTTAACATGTACGAAAACCTGGTCTTGAAAGACATTTCCCTGCTGTCTTTTATCGACAACTTTCTCCTCCTTGTAAAAGAGGATTTCGAAGGCCGTGGCATCATGATTGAAACGGATCTCACCACCCAGGATGACATGGCTCTTGCTGACTCCCGGGCACTGCAGCAGGTCATGCTTAATCTGTTCAGCAACGCCGCAGACGCCTTCCTGGAGTCCGAAGTTCGGGCCCAAGTGGTGATCGGCCTGTATAAAAGAGGAAAAACGCTGGAATTGACCGTCCGGGACAACGGGGTCGGCATGTCTCAATATCAGTTGGACAACCTGTTCAAACCATTCTTTACTTCCAAACCCCATGGCACCGGTTTAGGCCTGGTTATCGTCAAAAAGTTGATGATGCAAATTGGCGGGAATATAGCAATCGAAAGCAAAGTGGGCGAAGGGACGCTTGTCCGGTTGACATTGGGGACAGCCTGA